The following is a genomic window from Geoalkalibacter halelectricus.
GTAACCGAGGACACGCCCCTTGCACCCATCAACCCCTACGGGGCATCGAAGATGATGAGCGAGCGGGTGCTGGCCGATCTGGACGCTTCCGCGCCCGATTTCAACTATGTGGCTTTGCGCTACTTCAATGTCGCCGGTGCCGATCCCCAAGGGCGCATCGGACAAAAATACCGCAACGCCACGCACCTGATCACCCGCGCGCTTAAAACCGCCAAGGGCGAATACGACCGCCTGCAGGTCTTCGGCAGCGATTATCCGACGCCCGACGGCACCTGCATCCGTGACTATATCCACGTCGACGACCTGGCCGCGGCTCACCTGGCCGCCCTGGATCATCTGATCGCCGGTCGCGGCAGCGCGGTGTTCAACTGCGGCTACGGTCACGGCTACTCGGTGAACGAGGTGGTGGCGGTGGCCAAGCGGGTCACGGGGATTGATTTTCGCGTCGAGGAGGCGCCGCGCCGCGCCGGGGATCCGCCCGCCCTGGTGGCGGACAGCCGCCGTCTGCGCGCCGCTACTGGTTGGCAGCCGCGTCACGATGACCTGGAATTCATCGTGCGCACGGCCTGGGACTGGGAGAAACGTTTGGGGTAGGCGCGACCCGCTGGGTCGCCCTGGGTGAGGCAGCGCCTCGCCCCTACGAAAGAATGGTAATTTTTCAGAGGGAGTTTCCCCTTCAGGAGGTTTTAAATCATGAATTTGACCGTTGTGGGTACCGGCTATGTCGGCCTGGTGACCGGTGCTTGTT
Proteins encoded in this region:
- the galE gene encoding UDP-glucose 4-epimerase GalE, translated to MKRIFVTGGAGYIGSHVVKALGERGCEVLTYDNLSTGHAEAVLHGDLVRGDLADGTLLRETLRGFRPDAVIHFAAHIEVAESVADPLKYYRNNTLNALNLWEALRELKLSNVIFSSTAAVYGIPEHNPVTEDTPLAPINPYGASKMMSERVLADLDASAPDFNYVALRYFNVAGADPQGRIGQKYRNATHLITRALKTAKGEYDRLQVFGSDYPTPDGTCIRDYIHVDDLAAAHLAALDHLIAGRGSAVFNCGYGHGYSVNEVVAVAKRVTGIDFRVEEAPRRAGDPPALVADSRRLRAATGWQPRHDDLEFIVRTAWDWEKRLG